Proteins from a genomic interval of Crassostrea angulata isolate pt1a10 chromosome 7, ASM2561291v2, whole genome shotgun sequence:
- the LOC128156420 gene encoding uncharacterized protein LOC128156420 codes for MEEQTLNLRTSEEQKMMSPRGSVYSPKSFSPKGKETQRFFPPDRPKFGTQNSRESDETSRLSTSDNAEAPLSPEARLDSRRMSLTSYGRRRLSIISNTPPANPQPPIRTFKSLGGKVASMVRAKMAFQKTKLSAIDDQTEMTMIKELPKKPRFSSFMSPEAQFAMMKGYEDNVYGKMSSTQPESKPFLRRNKTPEQPIDIKDVKRPAISRQQSLLDVRKNPYSPLFSSTPRSTSESDSSRRPHTAHRIRSFSRTQSLPTFVPKEKQLVLTYRLQSAMDMLDTLRYNDGENPLSPRIKSARSVIKPVEFNQWTQAWSKEFQLATKT; via the coding sequence ATGGAGGAACAAACGTTAAATTTACGAACAAGTGAAGAACAGAAAATGATGTCGCCAAGGGGGAGTGTTTATAGTCCCAAATCGTTCTCACCAAAAGGAAAGGAAACTCAAAGATTTTTCCCACCTGATCGACCAAAGTTTGGAACTCAGAATTCAAGAGAAAGTGATGAAACATCTCGATTATCAACGTCCGACAATGCTGAAGCTCCCTTGTCGCCAGAAGCACGACTTGATAGTAGGAGGATGTCACTTACAAGTTATGGTCGCCGACGTTTATCCATAATATCCAATACTCCACCAGCAAATCCTCAACCACCAATAAGGACTTTCAAATCTCTTGGTGGTAAAGTCGCATCCATGGTTCGCGCCAAGATGGCTTTTCAAAAAACGAAGTTATCGGCTATTGACGACCAAACTGAAATGACCATGATAAAAGAGCTACCCAAGAAGCCTAGGTTTAGCTCATTCATGTCGCCCGAAGCCCAATTCGCTATGATGAAAGGATATGAGGATAACGTTTACGGGAAAATGTCAAGCACCCAGCCAGAGAGCAAACCATTTCTAAGACGGAATAAAACTCCAGAACAACCAATTGATATCAAAGATGTTAAACGACCGGCTATCAGTCGCCAACAATCACTTCTAGATGTTCGAAAAAATCCGTACAGTCCCCTCTTCTCTAGCACACCCCGTTCTACGTCAGAATCTGACAGTTCCCGGAGACCTCATACTGCACACAGGATTAGATCATTCTCAAGAACACAGAGTCTTCCGACATTTGTTCCAAAGGAAAAACAATTAGTGCTCACCTACAGACTTCAAAGTGCTATGGACATGCTTGATACTCTGCGTTATAATGACGGTGAAAACCCGTTGTCTCCGAGGATCAAATCGGCCAGAAGTGTCATAAAACCTGTAGAATTTAACCAGTGGACACAAGCATGGAGTAAAGAATTCCAACTTGCTACCAAAACCTAG